One Streptomyces lincolnensis genomic region harbors:
- a CDS encoding ABC transporter ATP-binding protein, with product MIRFENVSVTYDGSAEPTVQGVDFEVPEGELVLLVGPSGVGKSTVLGAVSGLVPHFTGGTLRGRVTVAGRDTRTHKPRELADVVGTVGQDPLAHFVTDTVEDELAYGMESLGLAPDVMRRRVEETLDLLGLSDLRARPIATLSGGQQQRVAIGSVLTPHPRVLVLDEPTSALDPAAAEEVLAVLQRLVHDLGTTVLLAEHRLERVIQYADQVALLPAPGEPPVLGTPADIMAVSPVYPPVVALGRLANWTPLPLTVRDARRRASALRQQLDERTSIPTKGRGELRDQPQTTRTRPQSAPPTPLGTPTPRRWFRRTPQPPTTTPTSPHAAETQALSIRRAHIHALRHIDLTITPGETIALMGRNGAGKSTLLSALVGLVEPTAGSVRTGGAVPHRTPPRDLVRKVGLVPQEPRDLLYADTVAGECDAADRDASAAPGTCRALVTELLPGVTDDIHPRDLSEGQRLALALAVVLTARPPLLLLDEPTRGLDYAAKARLVTVLRGLAAEGHAIVLATHDVELAAELADRVVLLAEGEIIADGPTADVVVSSPSFAPQVTKILAPQQWLTVTQVRQALS from the coding sequence GTGATCCGCTTCGAGAACGTCTCCGTGACGTACGACGGCAGTGCCGAACCCACCGTCCAGGGCGTCGACTTCGAGGTCCCGGAAGGTGAACTCGTCCTGCTGGTCGGCCCGTCGGGGGTCGGCAAGTCCACCGTCCTCGGTGCCGTCAGCGGTCTGGTCCCGCACTTCACCGGCGGCACCCTGCGCGGCCGGGTCACGGTGGCCGGCCGGGACACCCGCACCCACAAGCCGCGCGAACTCGCCGACGTGGTGGGCACGGTGGGCCAGGATCCCCTCGCCCACTTCGTGACCGACACCGTCGAGGACGAACTCGCCTACGGCATGGAGTCGTTGGGCCTCGCCCCGGACGTGATGCGCCGCCGCGTCGAGGAGACCCTGGACCTCCTGGGCCTCTCCGACCTGCGCGCCCGCCCCATCGCCACCCTCTCCGGCGGCCAGCAACAACGCGTCGCCATCGGCTCGGTCCTCACCCCCCACCCCCGGGTCCTCGTCCTCGACGAACCCACCTCCGCCCTCGACCCCGCGGCCGCCGAAGAGGTCCTCGCCGTCCTCCAACGCCTCGTCCACGACCTCGGCACGACGGTCCTCCTGGCCGAACACCGCCTGGAACGAGTCATCCAGTACGCCGACCAGGTCGCCCTACTACCCGCACCGGGCGAGCCCCCGGTCCTGGGCACTCCGGCGGACATCATGGCCGTGTCCCCGGTGTACCCGCCGGTGGTGGCCCTGGGCCGACTCGCGAACTGGACCCCGTTGCCCCTGACGGTCAGGGACGCAAGGCGACGGGCATCGGCCCTACGGCAACAACTGGACGAGCGGACCAGCATCCCGACCAAGGGGCGCGGGGAACTGCGCGACCAGCCACAAACAACCCGCACCCGCCCGCAATCCGCACCCCCCACCCCACTAGGCACCCCCACCCCCCGCCGCTGGTTCCGCCGCACCCCCCAACCCCCCACCACCACCCCCACTTCCCCTCACGCGGCCGAAACCCAAGCCCTCTCCATCCGCCGCGCCCACATCCACGCCCTACGCCACATCGACCTCACCATCACCCCCGGCGAAACCATCGCCCTCATGGGCCGCAACGGCGCAGGCAAATCCACCCTCCTCTCCGCCCTCGTAGGCCTGGTGGAACCAACCGCCGGATCCGTGAGAACCGGCGGCGCCGTACCCCATCGCACACCTCCGAGGGACCTCGTCCGCAAGGTCGGCCTCGTCCCCCAGGAACCCCGCGACCTCCTCTACGCCGACACCGTCGCCGGAGAATGCGACGCCGCCGACCGTGACGCGAGCGCCGCGCCGGGCACCTGCCGGGCGCTGGTCACGGAGCTGCTCCCCGGGGTCACGGACGACATCCACCCCCGTGACCTGTCCGAGGGCCAGCGGCTCGCCCTCGCCCTGGCGGTGGTCCTGACGGCCCGCCCGCCCCTCCTGCTGCTCGACGAGCCGACCCGCGGCCTGGACTACGCGGCGAAGGCCCGCCTGGTCACCGTCCTGCGGGGACTGGCGGCCGAGGGGCACGCGATCGTCCTGGCCACGCACGACGTCGAGCTGGCCGCCGAGCTCGCCGACCGGGTGGTCCTGCTCGCCGAGGGTGAGATCATCGCGGACGGCCCGACGGCGGACGTGGTCGTCTCCTCCCCGTCCTTCGCCCCTCAGGTCACCAAGATCCTGGCGCCGCAGCAGTGGCTCACGGTGACCCAGGTGAGGCAGGCGCTGTCATGA
- a CDS encoding energy-coupling factor transporter transmembrane component T, whose translation MRGRGARPVADRAVGAAPVGRVPPTRPGTAPHPGAWWLWALSLGTAATRTTNPLLLALLLTVSAYVVATCRPSTPTAHSYTAFVKLALAVLLIRLAFAVLLGSPIPGTHVIATLPEVPLPHWAQGIRLGGTITAEGLLFALYDGLKLATLLICVGAANALANPARLLKSLPGALYEMGVAVVVALTFAPNLITDVQRLRAARRLRGRPDQGIRGLLHVGLPVLEGALERSVSLAAAMDARGYGRTVDVPAPVRRTTAALTLGGLLGVCAGTYGLLTAEGGGYGLPVLLAGLAAALAGLRLGGRRSPRTRYRPDRWDLRAWLITGSGAAAAVLMVLASSYDPEALHPGVVPLVAPALPLWPAAAVLLGLLPAFLAPASKEQPS comes from the coding sequence ATGCGCGGTAGGGGCGCGCGGCCCGTCGCCGATCGTGCCGTCGGGGCGGCGCCCGTCGGGCGGGTGCCGCCGACGCGCCCCGGCACCGCACCGCACCCCGGCGCCTGGTGGCTGTGGGCCCTGTCCCTCGGCACCGCCGCGACCCGCACCACCAACCCCCTCCTCCTCGCCCTCCTGCTCACGGTCTCCGCCTACGTCGTGGCCACCTGCCGCCCGAGCACCCCCACCGCCCACTCCTACACCGCCTTCGTCAAGCTGGCCCTGGCCGTCCTCCTCATCCGCCTGGCCTTCGCCGTACTGCTCGGCTCCCCCATCCCCGGCACGCACGTGATCGCCACCCTCCCCGAAGTCCCCCTCCCGCACTGGGCCCAGGGCATCCGCCTGGGCGGCACGATCACCGCCGAAGGCCTCCTCTTCGCGCTCTACGACGGCCTGAAACTGGCCACGCTCCTCATCTGCGTGGGCGCGGCGAACGCGCTCGCGAACCCGGCACGCCTCCTGAAGTCCCTCCCGGGCGCCCTGTACGAGATGGGCGTGGCCGTGGTCGTGGCCCTCACCTTCGCGCCGAACCTCATCACCGACGTCCAGCGTCTGCGCGCGGCCCGCCGCCTGCGCGGCCGCCCGGACCAGGGCATCCGCGGTCTGCTGCACGTCGGACTCCCGGTCCTGGAGGGCGCGTTGGAGCGCTCCGTCTCCCTCGCCGCCGCGATGGACGCCCGCGGCTACGGCCGTACCGTCGACGTCCCCGCCCCCGTCCGCCGCACCACCGCCGCGCTCACCCTCGGCGGCCTGCTGGGCGTCTGCGCGGGAACGTACGGCCTGCTGACCGCGGAGGGCGGCGGCTACGGCCTTCCCGTCCTCCTGGCGGGGCTGGCCGCCGCGCTGGCGGGCCTGCGCCTCGGCGGCCGCCGCTCCCCGCGCACCCGTTACCGCCCGGACCGCTGGGACCTCCGCGCCTGGCTGATCACCGGGTCGGGCGCGGCGGCCGCCGTCCTCATGGTCCTGGCCTCCTCCTACGACCCCGAGGCCCTGCACCCGGGCGTGGTCCCGCTCGTCGCACCCGCCCTCCCCCTCTGGCCGGCGGCGGCCGTACTCCTCGGTCTGCTGCCGGCGTTCCTCGCCCCCGCTTCCAAGGAGCAGCCGTCGTGA
- a CDS encoding MBL fold metallo-hydrolase: MTQVYDHGGGVRALRVPIPDNPLGHTLVYVVDTDRGPVLVDTGWDDPDSWDTLVAGLDACGTSAGQIHGVVVTHHHPDHHGLSGRVREASGAWIAMHEADGAIVRRTRETRPERWFTYMSAKLEAAGAPEEHVAPLRSGGRRRHPGFSPALPDRAIVPGELLDLPGRRLRAIWTPGHTPGHVCLHLEEDHPAQLPGHGRLFSGDHLLPEITPHIGLYEDPDDATITDPLGDYLDSLERVGRLAPAEVLPAHQHAFTDAGARVRELLAHHEDRLTGLLTLLAEPLTPWQLAERMEWNRPWSQIPYGSRTIAVSEAEAHLRRLVKLGRAEAVTGGEPVTYVAV; this comes from the coding sequence ATGACGCAGGTGTACGACCACGGCGGCGGTGTCCGGGCCCTTCGGGTCCCGATCCCGGACAACCCTCTCGGCCACACGCTCGTGTACGTCGTCGACACCGACCGCGGACCGGTGCTCGTCGACACCGGCTGGGACGACCCGGACTCCTGGGACACCCTCGTGGCGGGGCTGGACGCGTGCGGGACCTCGGCCGGACAGATCCACGGCGTGGTCGTCACCCACCACCACCCCGACCACCACGGCCTGTCGGGCCGGGTCCGGGAGGCGTCCGGTGCCTGGATCGCGATGCACGAGGCGGACGGCGCGATCGTGCGGCGTACCCGGGAGACCCGCCCCGAGCGCTGGTTCACCTACATGTCGGCCAAGTTGGAGGCGGCCGGCGCCCCCGAGGAGCACGTGGCCCCCCTGCGCTCCGGGGGCCGCCGTCGACACCCCGGCTTCTCCCCCGCCCTGCCCGACCGCGCGATCGTCCCCGGCGAACTGCTCGACCTCCCCGGCCGCCGGCTGCGCGCGATCTGGACCCCGGGCCACACACCCGGGCACGTCTGCCTGCACCTGGAGGAGGACCATCCCGCCCAACTCCCGGGCCACGGACGCCTGTTCTCCGGCGACCACCTGCTCCCGGAGATCACCCCGCACATCGGCCTGTACGAGGATCCCGACGACGCGACGATCACCGACCCGCTCGGTGACTACCTGGACTCCCTGGAGCGCGTCGGCCGCCTCGCCCCCGCCGAGGTGCTCCCCGCCCACCAGCACGCCTTCACTGACGCGGGCGCACGCGTACGGGAGTTGCTCGCCCACCACGAGGACCGCCTCACCGGCCTGCTCACCCTCCTGGCCGAGCCCCTCACCCCCTGGCAGCTCGCCGAACGCATGGAGTGGAACCGGCCCTGGTCGCAGATCCCCTACGGCTCCCGCACGATCGCCGTCTCCGAAGCCGAGGCGCATCTGCGACGCCTGGTGAAGCTGGGGCGGGCGGAGGCGGTGACGGGGGGCGAGCCGGTGACGTACGTGGCGGTGTAA
- a CDS encoding nuclear transport factor 2 family protein — translation MDPLEQLLAERACERLIIDFTHRLDLGEPASVAELFTEDGVWQWPAGNRLIKGRESLRTYFGSRPADRLSRRTMSNILVTVTPPDTATATSYFTTYRVDGHTGGTTPVPSGPPVQVGHYDDTFHHTPDGTWLLASRVLHLAFGGPTPRRDDNRV, via the coding sequence ATGGACCCCTTGGAACAACTCCTCGCCGAACGCGCCTGCGAACGCCTGATCATCGACTTCACCCACCGCCTCGACCTGGGCGAACCCGCCTCCGTGGCCGAGCTGTTCACCGAGGACGGCGTGTGGCAGTGGCCCGCGGGCAACCGCCTGATCAAGGGCCGCGAGTCCCTGCGCACCTACTTCGGCTCCCGCCCCGCCGACCGCCTGTCCCGCCGCACGATGTCCAACATCCTGGTCACGGTCACCCCGCCCGACACGGCCACGGCGACCTCCTACTTCACGACCTACCGCGTCGACGGCCACACCGGCGGCACGACCCCCGTCCCCTCCGGCCCCCCGGTCCAGGTCGGCCACTACGACGACACCTTCCACCACACACCCGACGGCACCTGGCTGCTTGCCTCCCGGGTCTTGCATCTGGCGTTCGGGGGGCCTACTCCGCGCCGGGACGACAACCGCGTGTAG
- a CDS encoding transglycosylase SLT domain-containing protein translates to MSVSRIVRRIASPKKAITTVAMAAATAGLVLTAAPAQAATTDSSTHAKAIAQKLIPNDAQYAAFSKIVEHESGWDVDATNSSSGAYGLVQALPGSKMASAGSDWKTNAETQIEWGLDYMNDRYGSPTAAWAFWQANGWY, encoded by the coding sequence GTGTCCGTCTCCCGCATCGTCCGCCGCATCGCTTCCCCGAAGAAGGCCATCACCACCGTCGCGATGGCCGCCGCCACCGCCGGCCTGGTCCTGACCGCGGCGCCCGCTCAGGCGGCCACGACCGACTCCTCCACCCACGCCAAGGCCATCGCGCAGAAGCTGATCCCGAACGACGCCCAGTACGCCGCGTTCAGCAAGATCGTCGAGCACGAGAGCGGCTGGGACGTCGACGCCACGAACAGCTCCTCCGGCGCCTACGGCCTGGTCCAGGCCCTCCCGGGCTCCAAGATGGCCTCGGCCGGCTCCGACTGGAAGACCAACGCCGAGACCCAGATCGAGTGGGGCCTCGACTACATGAACGACCGCTACGGCAGCCCCACGGCCGCCTGGGCGTTCTGGCAGGCCAACGGCTGGTACTGA
- a CDS encoding aldehyde dehydrogenase: protein MTELVEHGQLFIGGELTDPLGKDVIEVVSPHTEEVIGRVPHASTGDVDRAVAAARTAFDEGPWPRMSLEERIEVVGRIKDAIAVRHEEIARMISSENGSPYSWSVLAQALGAMMVWDSAITVARGFTYEETRDGVLGRILVRREPVGVVAAVVPWNVPQFVAAAKLAPALLTGCTVVLKPSPESPLDAYILADITKEAGLPEGVLSILPADREVSEYLVGHPGVDKVSFTGSVAAGKRVMEVASRNLTRLTLELGGKSAAVVLPDADVETTVAGVVPAAWMNNGQACVAQTRILLPRSRYDEFAEAFAAAAGALVVGDPLDPATQVGPLVAERQQRRNLDYIRIGQEEGAKILTGGGRPPGLDKGWYVEPTLFGDVDNSMRIAREEIFGPVICLLPYGDESEALKIANDSDYGLSGSVWTADVERGIEVARGVRTGTYSVNTFSLDMLGPFGGYKSSGLGREFGPEGYGEYLEHKMIHLPAGWEG from the coding sequence ATGACCGAGCTCGTGGAACACGGACAGCTGTTCATCGGCGGGGAGTTGACCGACCCCCTGGGCAAGGACGTCATCGAGGTGGTCTCCCCGCACACCGAGGAGGTCATCGGACGCGTCCCGCACGCCTCGACCGGGGACGTGGACCGGGCCGTCGCCGCCGCGCGCACCGCCTTCGACGAGGGGCCCTGGCCGCGGATGTCGCTGGAGGAGCGGATCGAGGTCGTCGGCAGGATCAAGGACGCGATCGCCGTGCGGCACGAGGAGATCGCGCGGATGATCTCCTCCGAGAACGGCTCGCCGTACTCCTGGAGCGTCCTGGCCCAGGCCCTCGGCGCGATGATGGTGTGGGACTCGGCGATCACGGTCGCGCGGGGTTTCACGTACGAGGAGACCCGCGACGGAGTCCTCGGCCGCATCCTCGTCCGGCGCGAACCGGTCGGTGTCGTCGCCGCCGTGGTGCCGTGGAACGTCCCGCAGTTCGTGGCCGCCGCCAAGCTCGCCCCCGCCCTGCTCACCGGCTGCACGGTGGTGCTCAAGCCGTCGCCCGAGTCGCCGCTGGACGCCTACATCCTGGCCGACATCACGAAGGAGGCCGGGCTGCCGGAGGGCGTCCTGTCCATCCTCCCCGCCGACCGCGAGGTCAGCGAGTACCTGGTCGGGCACCCTGGCGTGGACAAGGTCTCCTTCACCGGCTCGGTCGCGGCCGGCAAGCGCGTGATGGAGGTGGCCTCCCGCAACCTCACCCGTCTCACCCTGGAACTGGGCGGCAAGTCGGCGGCGGTCGTCCTGCCGGACGCGGACGTCGAGACGACGGTGGCCGGGGTCGTCCCGGCGGCCTGGATGAACAACGGACAGGCCTGTGTGGCCCAGACCCGCATCCTGCTGCCGCGCTCGCGCTACGACGAGTTCGCCGAGGCCTTCGCGGCGGCGGCAGGCGCCCTCGTCGTCGGCGACCCGCTGGACCCGGCGACCCAGGTCGGCCCACTCGTCGCCGAACGCCAGCAGCGGCGCAACCTCGACTACATCCGCATCGGCCAGGAGGAGGGCGCGAAGATCCTCACCGGCGGCGGACGCCCGCCCGGCCTGGACAAGGGCTGGTACGTCGAGCCGACCCTCTTCGGCGACGTCGACAACTCCATGCGCATAGCCCGCGAGGAGATCTTCGGACCCGTGATCTGTCTCCTGCCCTACGGTGACGAGTCCGAGGCGCTGAAGATCGCGAACGACTCCGACTACGGCCTGAGCGGCAGCGTGTGGACGGCGGACGTGGAGCGCGGCATCGAGGTGGCCCGCGGGGTCCGTACCGGGACGTACTCGGTGAACACCTTCAGCCTCGACATGCTGGGCCCGTTCGGCGGCTACAAGAGCTCTGGCCTGGGAAGGGAGTTCGGGCCGGAAGGGTACGGCGAGTACCTGGAGCACAAGATGATCCATCTGCCGGCCGGCTGGGAGGGCTGA
- a CDS encoding prenyltransferase/squalene oxidase repeat-containing protein produces MNVRRSAAALAAVTALTGAAAAPAVAASPSPSASPTLPSGLYGSADPTYDGVWRQSLALLAQDTVGVKPAARAVDWLTGQQCSNGAWAPFRVDPALACNAKTMVDTNSTAAAVQALAALGGHDDATDRAVTWLKSAQNKDGGWGYTATGAGDTNSTSVVIGALTAVGEKPADVRKGGHSPYDALQQLALPCDGAGAGAFAFQPDREGKLVANADATAAGVLGALGKGMVVEPGERAEVGECETGPKGLAANGAAHLSQALAKDGHLMSSLPGATDQPDYGNTADAVVALAAQGGAERAAEPLAWLEKNSAAWAKQSGPAAYAQLILAAHATGTNPRDFGGTDLVKQLNATGPAPQPAASKSTDGDADSKADSDSDGSGVSVWWMVGVGLAAGAGIGFLISGRNKRQQP; encoded by the coding sequence ATGAACGTCCGCCGCAGCGCCGCGGCCCTGGCCGCCGTCACCGCCCTGACCGGCGCCGCCGCCGCGCCCGCCGTCGCCGCCAGCCCGTCCCCCTCCGCGTCCCCGACGCTCCCGTCCGGGCTGTACGGCAGCGCGGATCCGACGTACGACGGGGTCTGGCGCCAGTCCCTCGCCCTGCTCGCCCAGGACACAGTGGGTGTGAAGCCGGCGGCGCGGGCGGTGGACTGGCTGACGGGGCAGCAGTGTTCCAACGGGGCGTGGGCTCCCTTCCGCGTCGACCCCGCCCTGGCCTGCAACGCCAAGACCATGGTCGACACCAACAGCACGGCCGCCGCCGTCCAGGCCCTCGCCGCGCTCGGCGGCCACGACGACGCCACCGACAGGGCCGTCACCTGGCTGAAGTCCGCGCAGAACAAGGACGGCGGCTGGGGCTACACGGCCACCGGCGCCGGCGACACCAACTCGACCTCCGTCGTCATCGGCGCCCTGACCGCCGTGGGCGAGAAGCCGGCGGACGTGCGCAAGGGCGGCCACAGCCCGTACGACGCTCTCCAGCAGCTCGCCCTGCCGTGCGACGGTGCCGGGGCGGGGGCCTTCGCCTTCCAGCCCGACAGGGAGGGCAAGCTGGTCGCCAACGCGGACGCCACGGCGGCCGGGGTGCTCGGCGCGCTGGGCAAGGGCATGGTCGTCGAGCCGGGCGAGCGGGCCGAGGTGGGCGAGTGCGAGACGGGCCCCAAAGGACTCGCCGCCAACGGAGCCGCCCATCTCTCCCAGGCCCTCGCCAAGGACGGTCACCTGATGTCGTCGCTGCCCGGCGCGACCGACCAGCCCGACTACGGCAACACCGCCGACGCCGTGGTCGCGCTCGCCGCGCAGGGCGGGGCCGAGCGGGCCGCCGAGCCGCTGGCGTGGCTGGAGAAGAACTCCGCCGCGTGGGCGAAGCAGAGCGGCCCCGCCGCCTACGCCCAGCTGATCCTGGCCGCCCACGCGACCGGCACGAACCCGCGCGACTTCGGTGGCACGGACCTGGTGAAGCAGCTCAACGCGACGGGGCCGGCCCCGCAGCCAGCAGCGAGCAAGTCCACCGACGGCGACGCGGACTCGAAAGCAGACTCCGACTCCGACGGTTCCGGTGTCAGCGTCTGGTGGATGGTCGGCGTGGGCCTCGCCGCCGGGGCCGGCATCGGCTTCCTGATCAGCGGCCGCAACAAGAGGCAGCAGCCGTGA
- a CDS encoding SCO2322 family protein has translation MTRRRAATLLPALVALLLVGLVAGHAQAAGYRYWSFWERDGDRWVYATQGPSTTRPSDGTVQGFRFAVSEDSGDATRPRGTADFPTICADTPAQDGRKRVALVIDFGTVKDSPSGETPPALRTACAAVSPDATTAEALATVAKPLRYDTHALLCAISGYPRKECGDPVAEAKKPAATKQRDDSDGGPSVGLWAGVAAVAVLGGAAVWQARRRRHAR, from the coding sequence GTGACCCGTCGCCGTGCCGCCACGCTGCTGCCCGCCCTGGTCGCGCTCCTGCTCGTCGGGCTCGTCGCGGGCCACGCCCAGGCCGCCGGCTACCGCTACTGGTCCTTCTGGGAGCGCGACGGCGACCGCTGGGTCTACGCCACCCAGGGCCCCTCCACCACCCGCCCCTCCGACGGCACCGTCCAGGGCTTCCGCTTCGCCGTCAGCGAGGACTCCGGCGACGCGACCCGGCCCCGCGGCACGGCCGACTTCCCCACCATCTGTGCCGATACACCGGCCCAGGACGGCAGGAAACGCGTGGCCCTGGTCATCGACTTCGGCACCGTGAAGGACTCCCCCTCCGGCGAGACCCCGCCCGCCCTGCGCACGGCCTGCGCGGCCGTCTCCCCCGACGCGACCACGGCAGAGGCCCTCGCCACGGTCGCCAAGCCCCTCCGCTACGACACCCACGCCCTGCTGTGCGCGATCTCGGGGTATCCGCGCAAGGAGTGCGGGGACCCGGTGGCGGAGGCGAAGAAGCCCGCAGCCACCAAGCAGCGGGACGACTCGGACGGCGGCCCCTCGGTGGGCCTGTGGGCGGGAGTGGCCGCGGTGGCGGTGCTGGGCGGAGCGGCGGTATGGCAGGCGAGGCGTCGCAGGCATGCGCGGTAG
- a CDS encoding YoaK family protein: MSTAESAEVDVPDGREERGLRLVPVLLALTVVSGLIDAVSYLGLSHVFTANMTGNVVVLGFAAAGAPGFSVPHAAASLGCYLVGAVVGGRVAVRHGTGSRRTWVRRTLAVETVLLGACAATAFAAPHATTTVYALIVVTAFAMGLRNATVRRLGIPDLTTTVLTMTLTGLAADSRAGGGTGARTPRRAASTIAMIGGAVLGAWLVLHHGLAIPLLLATLTVGVLALVTSGRE; encoded by the coding sequence ATGAGCACAGCCGAGAGCGCCGAGGTCGACGTCCCCGACGGGCGGGAGGAGCGCGGGCTGCGGCTGGTGCCGGTGCTGCTGGCGTTGACGGTGGTCAGCGGGCTGATCGACGCGGTGAGCTATCTCGGGCTCAGCCATGTCTTCACCGCGAACATGACGGGCAACGTGGTGGTGCTGGGCTTCGCCGCGGCCGGAGCGCCGGGCTTCTCGGTGCCGCACGCGGCGGCCTCGCTGGGGTGCTACCTGGTGGGCGCGGTGGTCGGCGGCCGGGTCGCGGTCCGGCACGGCACCGGCTCCCGCCGGACCTGGGTCCGGCGCACCCTGGCCGTCGAGACGGTCCTGCTGGGCGCGTGCGCGGCGACGGCCTTCGCGGCGCCCCACGCGACGACCACCGTCTACGCCCTCATCGTCGTCACGGCCTTCGCCATGGGCCTGCGCAACGCGACCGTCCGCCGCCTGGGCATCCCCGACCTCACCACGACCGTGCTGACGATGACCCTCACCGGCCTGGCCGCCGACTCCCGCGCGGGCGGCGGCACCGGCGCCCGCACCCCCCGCCGCGCGGCCTCCACGATCGCCATGATCGGCGGCGCCGTCCTCGGCGCGTGGCTGGTCCTCCACCACGGGCTGGCCATCCCGCTGCTGCTCGCCACCTTGACGGTCGGAGTACTGGCGCTGGTGACCTCGGGACGGGAGTAG
- a CDS encoding ECF transporter S component, whose translation MNTSPVKARAVARPAPQARAVRLGPRSITTLALVSAVGIAAFGWPFLAPPDSQISAHAADAPWLFAGLLALLVAVVAATISESGLGPKAVAMLGVLAATGAALRPIGAGTAGIEPMFFLMVLSGRVLGPGFGFVLGSVTMFASALLTGGVGPWMPFQMLAMGWFTMGAGLLPGPDRLRGRTELAMLAGYGFLAAFAYGTVMNLAGWPFMGTLASSVAFDPDAAVPANLARFLAYCVATSLGWDLGRALVTVVLTLTLGRTLLKALRRATRRAAFEAQVTFEAPEGPRAVKHPT comes from the coding sequence ATGAACACAAGCCCCGTGAAGGCACGCGCCGTCGCGAGGCCGGCCCCGCAGGCCCGTGCCGTCCGCCTCGGCCCCCGCTCCATCACCACCCTCGCCCTGGTCAGCGCGGTCGGCATCGCAGCCTTCGGCTGGCCCTTCCTCGCACCACCCGACTCCCAGATCAGCGCACACGCCGCGGACGCCCCCTGGCTCTTCGCCGGCCTGCTGGCCCTCCTCGTGGCGGTGGTCGCGGCGACGATCTCGGAGTCCGGCCTCGGCCCGAAGGCGGTGGCGATGCTGGGCGTGCTGGCGGCGACGGGGGCCGCGCTGCGTCCGATCGGCGCCGGGACGGCCGGGATCGAGCCGATGTTCTTCCTGATGGTGCTCAGCGGCCGGGTCCTGGGCCCCGGCTTCGGCTTCGTCCTCGGCTCGGTGACGATGTTCGCGTCGGCGCTGCTGACGGGCGGGGTGGGGCCGTGGATGCCGTTCCAGATGCTGGCGATGGGCTGGTTCACGATGGGCGCGGGCCTGCTGCCGGGCCCCGACCGTCTGCGCGGCCGTACGGAACTGGCGATGCTCGCGGGCTACGGCTTCCTAGCCGCGTTCGCCTACGGCACGGTGATGAACCTGGCCGGCTGGCCCTTCATGGGGACCCTCGCCTCGTCCGTCGCCTTCGACCCGGACGCGGCCGTGCCCGCCAACCTGGCGCGTTTCCTCGCGTACTGCGTGGCCACCTCGCTGGGCTGGGACCTGGGCCGGGCCCTGGTCACCGTCGTCCTGACGCTCACCCTCGGCCGCACCCTCCTCAAGGCCCTGCGGCGCGCCACCCGCCGGGCCGCCTTCGAGGCCCAGGTCACATTCGAGGCTCCCGAGGGCCCGCGAGCGGTGAAGCACCCCACATGA